A segment of the Halovivax limisalsi genome:
CGTCCTGTAATCAGCGTCAGTGAAAGGAAACGTCAACGGCCGATCGGTACCGACACCATCGACGCGGCCGGTTCGAACCGGCGTCGAATCGATACTGTTTCGATTCAGCATCCCGGACCTCCGACCGGGGCACGTCACGCTCGTCAGGATCCCCGACACACTCCGACGGTGGACAGTCAACCGGTGCCGCCGCGAACGAGTCGCCGTCGTGCCGGCCGACGTCGACGGTCGAACGGTCGAGCCGACCGATGTCTTACTCGTCGGATTCGTCGTCGGCGATTTCACCGCCGAGTTCGATCGTGTCGGACGGATCGTCGGTCGACTCCTCGACTTCGCCGCCGAGTTCGATGGCGTCGTCCCCCTCGGCCGCATCCGCTCGGTCGTCGTCCGACGAGCGGTCCGTCGCACCGTCGCTTGCGTCGTCCTCGGTCGTGGCCGCCCGTTCGTCGGCTGCTTCGTCGGGCCCCCCGGCGGGGTCGGATTCGTCGTCATCGTCAGCGCCCGCCGGAGCGGCCGGCTCGCCGCCGGCGTCAGGGTCGGGCTCGTCGACGTCGGTCCCGTCCGCGTCGGATTCGCCGTCGGCACCGGCGAGCGCCTCGGCGTCGGCTTCGTCGGCGTCCTCAACCGAATCAGCCGCGTCGTCGGGATCGCTCGAGTCCGCCCCGTCGAGTTCGCCGTTGCTCACCGTCACCTGGGCGTTCTGGATGACCTTGTCGCCCATCTCGTAGCCCGGCGTGAACACCTCCGCGACGGTTCCTTCCGGCTGTTCGCTGTCGACTTTGACCATCACTTCGTGGCGCTGAGGGTCGACGTCCGTCCCCGGATCCGGCTCGATCTCCTCGACGTTCTCGTCCGCGAGGACGCGATCGAACTCGCGAAGCGTCATGTCGACGCCCTCCCTGAGCGATTCGGCGTCGTCGCCACCCTCCTCGAGCGCGCGCTTGAGATTGTCCCGGACGCCCACCAGCCGGGCGACGAGATCCTCCGTCGCGCGGGATTTGAGCTGCTCCTGGCGTTTCTTCGCGCGTTTCTTGTAGTTCTGGAAGTCCGCCTGCTTCCGTTTCAGCGCCGATTCCAGCTCCTCGACCCGCTCCTCGCGCGATTCGAGTTCGGCTTCGAGGTCCTCGATACGGGTCTCGCGGTCGTCCAGCTTGGCCTGGAGGTCCTCGATCGTCCCCGCCTGCTCGTCGTTTCGCTCGCGGAGGTCAGCGAGTTCCTCGCGCTGGTGATCGAGCGTCTCGTTGACCTCTCTGGCCGTTTCGACCACGCTCGTCACCTGCTCGGCGAGGCCCTCGTCGTGCGATGCCACGCGATCGATCAGGTCCTGCAGTTCCGCCGCCGTGTCGGGCCCCGTCCGGGACGCGTCGGCCGATTCAGCGGCCTCGTCGGCCGCCTCGGTCGGCTCGGTCGGCTCCGCGGTCTCGTCACGGCCGTCGTCCGCGTCGCCACGTTCGTCGGTCGACTCACCCTCGCCGACCGACGACTCGCCGTCGTCGGTCGGATCAGCGTCCTCCGTCCGTTCGCGCGAGTCCGTTCCCTCCCCGGCGGGCTCGACGTCCGAGTCGTCCGTTCCCGGCGACGCGTCCTCGTCCGCGTCGGGGCCGCCCTCCGGCCGAACCCCCTGGGCCGTAGCGTCCGCACCCTCGTCATCGCTCATATCGATGTCAAGGAAGACCGGAAATAAAAGGATTGAGGTCCGGAGATCCGGGGAACCGGACGCCAGAATCGCGGCGGTCCCGACCGATCCCGAGCACCGTGGCGCCCAAATGCCCGATTGTGGAGAGAGTCGTTCCTTTCCGCCGTTGTATTCACGATTCCGTGGAATAAGGATATCCCCCTGGTCGGTGGCAGGACCACGCATGCGTGAGACCACGCACCACGTCGACCGGCGGACCGTCATCGGCGCGACCGGCGCTGGCATGGCCGCACTCGCGGGCTGTCAGGGCGTCATCGAATCGAACAGCAACGCCGCCGCGCAGGGCGGCGGCAGCATCACCGTCACGGGCGTCTGGACCGGCGCCGAGGAGGAGAACTTCCAGGCCGTCATCGACCACGTCCAGGAGGAGACGGGCATCGACATCACGTACGAACCGCGAAGCACGGAGGCGATCCTGACCGGGACGTTGATAGACTATCAGGCCGGCGTCGCGACGGCCGATATCGTCGTGATCCCCTCGCCGGCACGGGTCCGCTCGGACGCCCGCTCCGGCCACCTTGCGCCGATGAGCGGCGTCTGGGAGGAGTGGGAGTTTTCACCGTCGCCCGAATCGGTCACCGTCGACGGCGAACAGTACGCCGCCCCGTTCAAGATGGACCTCAAACCGGGGTTCTGGCACCGCCAGTCCTTCTTCGAGGAGCACGATCTCGAGCACCCGGAGGACTACGACCAGTTCATGAGCCTGCTGGACGAGCTCAACGGAATCGAGGGGGTCGACGCGCCGATCGCGTCCGGAAACGGCGTGGGCTGGCCGTTGAGCGACGTCACCGAGGGGTTCATCCAGCGCCAGGAGGACGGCGCGCAGCTCCAGCGCAACCTCATCTCGGGCGAGGCGTCCATGACCGACGACCGCGTCGCGACGGCTCACCAGGAGATCCAGGAGCTCATCCAGGAGGGCTACTTCAGCACCGTGCGGGACTTCGGCGTCCAGTTCGAGTACCTCTGGAACAACCAGATCCCGCTCTACTTCCAGGGTTCGTTCATCACCGCCTTCGACGCGATCCAGGACCCGTCGGACCTGAACTACTTCATGGTCCCCGGCGCGGAGTCGATGGTCGCCGCCGAGAACTGGTTCACCGTCCCGACCTACGTCGACGACGTCGAGACGGCCCGGACGGCCGTCGAAACCTTCGTCAGCCCCAGCGCCCAGGCGGTGTGGGCCGAACGCGGCGGCTTCATCGCCACGAGTCCCGAGGTGCCGAGCGACGCGTACGACCTGGAGGTGATGCAGAACCTCTCCCAACGGGCCGACGAGGTCGAACTCGTCCCGGACCTGGACGACACGCTCGGCGACCCCTTCCAGTCGGAGTACTGGTCGCAACTCACCGGTCTCTGGGCCGACCCGGACCAGGACGTCCAGTCGATGCTCGAACAACTGGCCCAGGTCCAGGAGGAATCGGTCACCGAGGGCGGATCCGGCGGTGGCGACGGCGACGGGTCCGACGGTGGCGGGAACGAGTCCGCCAGTGACGGCGGAAACGGATCCGACGCTGACGGCGGAAACGAATCCGACGGCGACGGAAGCTGATGGCGGACGCCGCTTCGGACGGGACCGGACGGTCGCCTGTGGGAACGGTCTCGCGCGCCGTCCAGGAGCTCCGGCGACGCAACGCGAACGCCCTCGCGATCGACGCGTTCTACCTCTTCACGACGGGATTTCTGACGATCCTCGCGATGGAGGGATTCTGGCCGGCCGTGATCGCCGCCGGGCCGCTCGTCGCCTTCCTGCTGTTCGCGCTCCGGTCGTCGCTACCGTTTTTCGTCACCAATCTCCTGGCCATCGCCCTGGCCGTCGTGGCCACGCGAGCCGGCTACGTGCCGTTCTGAGGATCGGCTGATAGCCGGCGCAGCGGTCCAGATCGTGGCCGGGATCGACGGCGTGTCAGAGCGATCGACACCGAGTTCGAACGAGGCGGGAAGTCGTCGACGGCCTCAGTCCGCGACCGCGGCGACCATCCCGCGCGTGTAGTAGCGCTCCAGCAGGAGGAAGAGGACGATGGGGACGATCATCGTCATGATGGAGCCGGCGGCGACGAGCCCCCAGTCGACCTGCAGGCGCCCGCGCATGAGCGGCAGCACCTGCGGGGCGAGGTAGCGTTCCGGCGACCGCATGAAGACCAGCGGGAAGAAGAAGGCGTTCCAGACCCAGGTGAACTGGATGACGGCCACGGAGACCAGCGCCGGGACCGACAGCGGGAGGATGATCGTCCGGAAGATCTGGAAGCGCGAGGCGCCGTCGATGCGGGCGGCCTCCTCCAGTTCCTCCGGGATGCCCAGCAGGTAGTTCCGCAGGAAGAGGACGACCCAGCCCAGCCCCCAGCCGATGTGGATCAGAATGAGCCCCATGTAGGTGTCGAACAGCTCGATGTTGCGAAGCGTGTTGTAGTTCCCCATCGCGACGAGCTCCGGCGGCGCGGCCATCACCAGCAGGATCAGGAAGAACAGGGCGGTCTTCAGGGGGAACTCGAAGCGCGCGAAGGGGTAGGCCGCCATCGCGCCGAGCAACATCACCACCAGCACGGACGGGAGCGTCACGATGAACGTGTTCACGAGCGCTCGGCGCAACGGCGCCGTCTGGTACGTCCACGCGCGCTCGTAGTTCTCGAGCGTCAGCGTCATCCCCTCGAGTTCCCACCAGCCGTTCAGGATCTCCGAGAGCGGGCGAAGCGAGGCCATGAACAGACCCAGAAACGGGACGATCCACAGGACGGCGATGGTGATCGCGACCACGTACGTCAGCCCGCGCCAGAGCGAGGGCGTGTGGTCGTCCAGCCAGGCGACGAGGTCGCGATCACGTTCCGGCCTGCTCGGCGGGATCTCAGTCGCCGGGACGTAGGCGTCGCCGTCGGTCGCCCGACGGTCCGGGACCCCACCGTCAGTCATCCGTCGGTCCGACGTCCCGCCGTCGGTCGCCGGTCGGTCTGATGCGGCGCCGTCTGTGCTCGCCGTCGCGCTCTCGGGATGGGCGGTCGTGTCGGGTTCGTCGGCGGAATCGTCTGAAACCATGTTACCTCATTCGTGCGATGTAGAGCGCCAGCGGCGCGACGATGAGCAGTTCGATAAGCGCGATCACCATCGCGTGGCCGTACTCCAGCGGCGGTTCGAACGCGGCGCGATACACCTCGATGCCGAGCACCGAGTAGACGTGGTTCGGCCCGCCGGAGGTGCCGCCCGCGGCGTAGACGATGTCGAACATCCGGAGGACCCAGATGATCCCCATGATGACGACGACCGCCGTCACGGGCTTGACCTGCGGCCAGATGA
Coding sequences within it:
- the grpE gene encoding nucleotide exchange factor GrpE; translated protein: MSDDEGADATAQGVRPEGGPDADEDASPGTDDSDVEPAGEGTDSRERTEDADPTDDGESSVGEGESTDERGDADDGRDETAEPTEPTEAADEAAESADASRTGPDTAAELQDLIDRVASHDEGLAEQVTSVVETAREVNETLDHQREELADLRERNDEQAGTIEDLQAKLDDRETRIEDLEAELESREERVEELESALKRKQADFQNYKKRAKKRQEQLKSRATEDLVARLVGVRDNLKRALEEGGDDAESLREGVDMTLREFDRVLADENVEEIEPDPGTDVDPQRHEVMVKVDSEQPEGTVAEVFTPGYEMGDKVIQNAQVTVSNGELDGADSSDPDDAADSVEDADEADAEALAGADGESDADGTDVDEPDPDAGGEPAAPAGADDDDESDPAGGPDEAADERAATTEDDASDGATDRSSDDDRADAAEGDDAIELGGEVEESTDDPSDTIELGGEIADDESDE
- a CDS encoding ABC transporter substrate-binding protein, yielding MRETTHHVDRRTVIGATGAGMAALAGCQGVIESNSNAAAQGGGSITVTGVWTGAEEENFQAVIDHVQEETGIDITYEPRSTEAILTGTLIDYQAGVATADIVVIPSPARVRSDARSGHLAPMSGVWEEWEFSPSPESVTVDGEQYAAPFKMDLKPGFWHRQSFFEEHDLEHPEDYDQFMSLLDELNGIEGVDAPIASGNGVGWPLSDVTEGFIQRQEDGAQLQRNLISGEASMTDDRVATAHQEIQELIQEGYFSTVRDFGVQFEYLWNNQIPLYFQGSFITAFDAIQDPSDLNYFMVPGAESMVAAENWFTVPTYVDDVETARTAVETFVSPSAQAVWAERGGFIATSPEVPSDAYDLEVMQNLSQRADEVELVPDLDDTLGDPFQSEYWSQLTGLWADPDQDVQSMLEQLAQVQEESVTEGGSGGGDGDGSDGGGNESASDGGNGSDADGGNESDGDGS
- a CDS encoding carbohydrate ABC transporter permease — encoded protein: MTDGGVPDRRATDGDAYVPATEIPPSRPERDRDLVAWLDDHTPSLWRGLTYVVAITIAVLWIVPFLGLFMASLRPLSEILNGWWELEGMTLTLENYERAWTYQTAPLRRALVNTFIVTLPSVLVVMLLGAMAAYPFARFEFPLKTALFFLILLVMAAPPELVAMGNYNTLRNIELFDTYMGLILIHIGWGLGWVVLFLRNYLLGIPEELEEAARIDGASRFQIFRTIILPLSVPALVSVAVIQFTWVWNAFFFPLVFMRSPERYLAPQVLPLMRGRLQVDWGLVAAGSIMTMIVPIVLFLLLERYYTRGMVAAVAD